One genomic segment of Bradyrhizobium diazoefficiens includes these proteins:
- the serA gene encoding phosphoglycerate dehydrogenase, with translation MTKPKVLISDALSPAAVQIFKDRGIEVDFQPNLGKDKDKLAEIIGNYDGLAIRSATKATAKILDRATNLKVIGRAGIGVDNVEIPAATAKGIIVMNTPFGNSITTAEHAITLMLALAREIPQADASTQAGKWEKNRFMGVEITGKVLGIVGCGNIGSIVADRALGLRMKVIAFDPFLSPERAKDIGVEKVELDELLKRADFITLHTPLTEKTRNIIDASAIAKMKKGVRLINCARGGLVDEQAVVDALNSKHVAGAAFDVFVEEPATKNVLFGHPNVICTPHLGASTTEAQENVALQVAEQMSDYLLTGAISNAVNFPSITAEEAPKLKPFIALAEKLGSFAGQLTESGILKVEITYEGHVAEMKIKAITSAVLSGLLRPMLGEVNVVSAPVVAKERGMVVDEIVRAAQSDYESLITVTVATERQERSVSGTVYHDGKPRLVDIKGIRVDAEFGKSMIYVTNEDKPGFIGHFAGLLGDAKINIATFHLGRVEQGGDAIALVEVDGAVPADVLAKIQALPQVKQVKALTF, from the coding sequence ATGACCAAACCCAAAGTTCTCATCTCCGACGCTCTGTCTCCCGCCGCCGTCCAGATCTTCAAAGACCGCGGCATCGAGGTCGACTTCCAGCCCAATCTCGGCAAGGACAAGGACAAGCTCGCCGAGATCATCGGCAATTACGACGGCCTTGCGATCCGCTCCGCGACCAAGGCGACCGCAAAAATCCTCGACAGGGCCACCAACCTCAAGGTGATCGGCCGCGCCGGCATCGGCGTCGACAATGTCGAGATCCCCGCGGCGACGGCCAAGGGCATCATCGTGATGAACACGCCGTTCGGCAATTCGATCACGACCGCCGAGCACGCGATTACCCTGATGCTGGCGCTGGCGCGCGAGATCCCGCAGGCCGATGCGTCCACGCAGGCCGGCAAGTGGGAGAAGAACCGCTTCATGGGCGTCGAGATCACCGGCAAGGTGCTCGGGATCGTCGGCTGCGGCAATATCGGCTCGATCGTCGCCGACCGCGCGCTCGGCCTGCGCATGAAGGTGATCGCGTTCGATCCGTTCCTCTCGCCGGAGCGCGCCAAGGACATCGGCGTCGAGAAGGTCGAGCTCGACGAGCTCCTCAAGCGCGCCGACTTCATCACGCTGCATACGCCGCTGACCGAGAAGACCAGGAACATCATCGACGCATCCGCGATCGCCAAGATGAAGAAGGGCGTGCGCCTGATCAACTGCGCCCGCGGCGGTCTCGTCGACGAGCAGGCGGTGGTCGATGCGCTCAATTCCAAGCACGTCGCCGGCGCCGCCTTCGACGTCTTCGTCGAGGAGCCCGCGACCAAGAACGTCCTGTTCGGCCATCCCAACGTGATCTGCACGCCGCATCTCGGCGCCTCCACAACGGAAGCGCAGGAGAACGTCGCGCTCCAGGTCGCCGAGCAGATGTCCGACTATCTCCTCACCGGCGCGATCTCCAACGCGGTCAACTTTCCGTCGATCACCGCCGAAGAAGCGCCGAAGCTGAAGCCCTTCATCGCGCTCGCCGAGAAGCTCGGCTCGTTCGCCGGCCAGCTCACCGAGAGCGGCATCCTCAAGGTCGAGATCACCTATGAGGGCCACGTCGCCGAGATGAAGATCAAGGCGATCACCTCGGCGGTGCTGTCGGGCCTGCTGCGGCCGATGCTGGGCGAGGTCAACGTGGTGTCCGCGCCCGTCGTCGCCAAGGAGCGCGGCATGGTGGTGGACGAGATCGTCCGCGCCGCGCAGAGCGATTATGAGAGCCTGATCACCGTCACCGTCGCAACTGAACGCCAGGAGCGCTCGGTCTCCGGCACCGTCTATCACGACGGCAAGCCGCGTCTCGTCGACATCAAGGGCATCCGGGTCGACGCCGAGTTCGGCAAGTCGATGATCTACGTCACCAATGAGGACAAGCCGGGCTTCATCGGCCATTTCGCCGGCCTTTTGGGCGACGCCAAGATCAACATCGCCACCTTCCATCTCGGCCGCGTCGAGCAGGGCGGCGACGCCATCGCGCTTGTCGAGGTCGATGGCGCGGTGCCGGCGGACGTGCTCGCCAAGATCCAGGCCCTGCCGCAGGTCAAGCAGGTCAAGGCGCTGACGTTCTGA
- a CDS encoding thiolase family protein, which produces MREAVIVSYARTGLAKSGRGGFNITPPMSLAAHAIQHAVSRAGVEKDYVEDCYLGNCAHGAPNIGRQAALLAGLPKTTAGVSVNRFCSSGLQTIAMAANSIRSDGADCIVAGGVESISIPGGGTPKESVDPELLKVAPDIFMAMIDTADIVAERYKLSRVYQDEFSLESQRRMASAQQAGKFKDEIVPMKTKMKLVDKQTKAESIVDYVVDRDECNRPDTTMEGLAKLEPVKGPGKYVTAGNASQLSDGAAAVVLMEAKDAEKRGLKPMGRFVAWATAGCEPDEMGIGPVFAIPKLLKRTGLKIDDIDLWELNEAFASQCLYCRDKLEIDPAKYNVNGGSIAIGHPFGMTGARLTGHLLQEGARRKAKWGVVTMCIGGGQGGAGLFEIYS; this is translated from the coding sequence ATGCGTGAAGCCGTCATCGTTTCCTATGCACGCACGGGCCTCGCCAAATCCGGCCGCGGCGGGTTCAACATCACGCCGCCGATGTCGCTCGCGGCGCACGCCATCCAGCACGCGGTGAGCCGCGCCGGCGTCGAGAAGGACTATGTCGAGGATTGCTATCTCGGCAATTGCGCCCATGGCGCGCCGAACATCGGGCGCCAGGCCGCGCTGCTCGCCGGCCTGCCGAAGACCACCGCCGGCGTTTCGGTGAACCGCTTCTGCTCCTCGGGCCTGCAAACCATCGCGATGGCCGCCAACTCGATCCGCTCCGACGGCGCCGACTGCATCGTCGCCGGCGGCGTCGAGAGCATCTCGATCCCCGGCGGCGGCACGCCGAAGGAATCGGTCGATCCTGAGCTGCTCAAGGTCGCCCCCGACATCTTCATGGCGATGATCGACACCGCCGACATCGTCGCCGAGCGCTACAAGCTCAGTCGCGTATATCAGGACGAGTTCTCGCTGGAATCGCAGCGCCGCATGGCCTCGGCGCAGCAGGCGGGCAAGTTCAAGGACGAGATCGTCCCGATGAAGACCAAGATGAAGCTGGTCGACAAGCAGACCAAGGCCGAGAGCATCGTCGACTACGTCGTCGACCGCGACGAATGCAATCGCCCCGACACCACGATGGAAGGTCTTGCAAAGCTCGAGCCGGTGAAGGGCCCCGGCAAGTACGTCACCGCCGGCAATGCCAGCCAGCTCTCCGACGGCGCCGCCGCCGTGGTGCTGATGGAAGCCAAGGACGCCGAGAAGCGCGGCCTCAAGCCGATGGGGCGCTTCGTCGCCTGGGCCACCGCCGGCTGCGAGCCCGACGAGATGGGCATCGGTCCGGTGTTCGCGATCCCGAAGCTCTTGAAGCGCACCGGCCTCAAGATCGACGACATCGATCTGTGGGAACTCAACGAGGCCTTCGCCAGCCAATGCCTGTATTGCCGCGACAAGCTCGAGATCGATCCCGCCAAGTACAACGTCAACGGCGGCTCGATCGCCATCGGCCATCCCTTCGGCATGACCGGCGCCCGCCTCACCGGCCATCTGCTCCAGGAAGGCGCGCGCCGCAAGGCGAAATGGGGCGTCGTGACCATGTGCATCGGCGGCGGCCAGGGCGGCGCGGGGCTGTTCGAGATCTACAGCTGA
- a CDS encoding GNAT family N-acetyltransferase has product MTDTSVSIRPARREDVAAIVAMLADDHLGRARERLETPLPAAYYAAFERVDRDPNLTLVVAESEGRVVGCLQLAVLAGISSQGGVRGLLEDVRVATDCRSRGIGEQLVQWAIAEAKARGCNLVELLTHSSRVDAQRFYKRLGFAASHVGMTVRF; this is encoded by the coding sequence ATGACCGACACGTCCGTTTCCATCCGTCCCGCGCGCCGCGAGGACGTCGCCGCGATCGTCGCAATGCTCGCCGACGATCATCTCGGGCGCGCCCGCGAGCGACTCGAGACTCCGCTGCCGGCGGCCTATTACGCAGCATTCGAGCGGGTCGATCGCGATCCGAACCTGACGCTCGTGGTCGCCGAGAGCGAGGGCAGGGTGGTTGGTTGCCTGCAACTCGCTGTGCTCGCAGGCATCAGCTCGCAGGGCGGCGTGCGCGGTCTGCTCGAAGACGTCCGCGTCGCCACTGATTGCCGCAGCCGCGGCATCGGCGAGCAATTGGTGCAATGGGCGATCGCGGAGGCAAAGGCGCGCGGCTGCAATCTGGTCGAATTGCTGACGCATTCGAGCCGCGTCGATGCGCAGCGGTTCTACAAGCGGCTCGGATTTGCCGCGAGCCATGTCGGAATGACTGTCCGCTTTTGA
- a CDS encoding phosphoserine transaminase, producing the protein MTVAKPASRPTVPHFSSGPCAKRPGWNAQNLKDAALGRSHRAKVGKAKLKLAIDLTREVLEVPADYRIGIVPASDTGAVEMALWSLLGARPVTTLAWESFGEGWVSDIVKELKLKDVTKLNAGYGEIPDLSKVDPNSDVVFTWNGTTSGVRVPNADWIKADREGLTICDATSAAFAQPLDWAKLDVVTFSWQKALGGEAAHGMLILSPRAVERLETYKPAWPLPKIFRMTKGGKINEGIFVGETINTPSMLCVEDYLDALNWAKSIGGLKALIARADANTKVLADWQAKTPWIDFLAKDPSIRSNTSVCLKFTDPAITSLSDDAQAEFSKKLVALVEKEGAGYDFAYYRDAPAGLRIWCGATVEAKDVELLTQWIDWAFAETKAALPKAA; encoded by the coding sequence ATGACTGTAGCGAAGCCCGCTTCGCGGCCGACCGTGCCGCATTTCTCCTCCGGCCCCTGCGCCAAGCGGCCCGGCTGGAACGCCCAAAATCTCAAGGACGCAGCGCTCGGCCGTTCGCATCGCGCGAAGGTCGGCAAGGCCAAGCTCAAGCTCGCGATCGATCTGACGCGCGAAGTGCTTGAAGTGCCCGCCGACTATCGCATCGGCATCGTGCCGGCGTCCGATACCGGCGCGGTCGAGATGGCGCTGTGGTCGCTGCTCGGTGCGCGGCCGGTCACCACGCTCGCCTGGGAATCCTTCGGCGAAGGCTGGGTCAGCGACATCGTCAAGGAATTGAAGCTCAAGGATGTCACCAAGCTCAACGCAGGCTATGGTGAGATCCCCGACCTCTCCAAGGTCGATCCCAACAGCGACGTCGTCTTCACCTGGAACGGCACCACCTCGGGCGTGCGCGTGCCGAACGCCGACTGGATCAAGGCGGACCGCGAAGGTCTGACCATCTGCGACGCAACGTCTGCCGCGTTTGCTCAGCCGCTGGACTGGGCCAAGCTCGACGTCGTCACCTTTTCCTGGCAGAAGGCGCTCGGCGGCGAAGCCGCACACGGCATGCTGATCCTCTCGCCGCGCGCAGTGGAGCGGCTCGAGACCTACAAGCCAGCCTGGCCGCTGCCGAAGATCTTCCGCATGACCAAGGGCGGCAAGATCAACGAAGGCATTTTCGTCGGTGAGACCATCAACACGCCGTCGATGCTGTGTGTCGAGGATTATCTCGATGCGCTGAATTGGGCCAAGTCGATCGGCGGCCTCAAGGCGCTGATCGCGCGCGCCGACGCCAACACCAAGGTGCTGGCCGACTGGCAGGCGAAGACGCCGTGGATCGACTTCCTGGCCAAGGACCCATCGATCCGCTCCAACACCTCGGTGTGCCTGAAGTTCACCGATCCCGCGATCACCTCGCTCTCGGACGACGCGCAGGCGGAGTTCTCGAAGAAGCTGGTGGCGCTGGTCGAGAAGGAAGGCGCCGGTTACGACTTCGCGTACTACCGCGACGCGCCGGCGGGCCTGCGCATCTGGTGCGGCGCGACCGTCGAGGCGAAGGACGTCGAGCTGCTGACGCAGTGGATCGACTGGGCCTTTGCCGAGACCAAGGCCGCGCTCCCCAAGGCAGCGTGA
- a CDS encoding glutathione S-transferase family protein — protein MQIYGDTNSGNCLKVKWVCDKLALPYRWVETDTRKGESRTPQFLKMNGAGQVPTVAFDDGRTLAQSNAIIRYLARDSALIPRDAFTAAKMDEWLFWEQYSHEPYIAVCRFLMIYLGKDASELDPDKIKRGYAALDRMEQHLAASRFFAGEEVSLADIALLAYTRLAHEGGFDLGRYAAVRRWIGEAEAFLGLRPVR, from the coding sequence ATGCAGATCTACGGCGACACCAATTCGGGCAATTGTCTGAAGGTGAAGTGGGTCTGCGATAAGCTCGCGCTGCCTTACCGCTGGGTCGAGACCGACACGCGCAAGGGCGAGTCGCGCACGCCGCAATTCCTGAAGATGAACGGCGCCGGTCAGGTGCCGACCGTCGCCTTCGACGACGGCCGCACGCTGGCGCAATCCAATGCCATCATCCGCTATCTCGCCCGCGACAGCGCGCTGATCCCGCGCGATGCGTTCACGGCGGCGAAGATGGACGAGTGGCTGTTCTGGGAGCAGTACAGCCACGAGCCTTACATCGCGGTGTGCCGCTTCCTCATGATCTATCTCGGCAAGGACGCCTCCGAACTCGATCCTGACAAGATCAAGCGCGGCTATGCGGCGCTCGACCGCATGGAACAGCATCTTGCCGCAAGCCGCTTCTTCGCCGGCGAAGAGGTTTCGCTCGCCGATATTGCGCTGCTCGCTTATACCCGCCTCGCGCATGAAGGCGGCTTCGATCTCGGCCGTTATGCGGCGGTTCGCCGCTGGATCGGCGAAGCGGAGGCCTTTCTCGGCCTTCGGCCTGTGCGCTGA